In Coffea eugenioides isolate CCC68of unplaced genomic scaffold, Ceug_1.0 ScVebR1_135;HRSCAF=560, whole genome shotgun sequence, the DNA window accctaaccaatCAAACCCTAACCTTCTAAATTCTAACTAAACCAAACTAATTTCCCctttacattagggtttcataaccaaaTCTAATTTTATTAAGAATTCACCATTCAAATGAATTAATCACTCCAAAAGTTCCATTATCAAGTCTAATCACTaaccaaattaactaaacaaagcTTAAAACAAGAAGCCCTAAATTCCCTtggcttgaccgaaatttagacAGCCATAAATCCACAAAATAAACCATGAAATTCCTTCACAAGTATCTCATAAGCAACAATACATTAAAACAACTccatgaaacatcattttaaTCCATCAAAGATCATTCCTAACTTTACCAAGTTTTCAAGTGAGATTTTTACCTTCTAGTTGCAAGTTTCTTAAGTTGATCTTCCAAAACTCAAGCTCCAAGTTGTtcctccaagatccaaactcgAGGTTGATGAAAAAAAGTGCAAGCAACAaaagtttttctctctctttttcttcctctccctctcgaccctctctctctctttttcttttgctagtttgttatttattagCTTGGTTTCTCTTGTATATTCTAGAGGTATGCTTAGTCATAAGCTTAGTCATCAACCCTAAGATATATTTCCCACTCacccaatcacataaaagttccacaattgcctcttaacccctACACTCCAACTTGTATTTTGTTcaactcttgcccttaaacatttgaACTTCTTACATTTTACTCCATAGGATCTAAACTTAATCTAATCCAAACTAATTAATCTTACTTAGTTTCTCTACTAATCACCTCACTAACTTAATCATCCACATTTATGCATACCTTATTCTTCATGAAAACAATTAAATAACAACTTTCTTGTCataggcaaaattagggttttaaacccaacttatgACTTCTATTAACTTATAATACTAAAAATTTTCTAGTTCAGGGTTTTCTAACTTTCTAATTCTTCCTAACCCATGTAAAATGCATCAAATCCGACATTTACTCATATGGAAACATATATCAACATGCATAAGATTAACTACCACACAAACTTATGATTAATacgaaaactagggttttgctcaaaacaaaaaatttacacagttagggttttaataacAACCTAATTTAGGGTTTTCCGAATATTTAGAACATAATCATAtttaaaaaccctaaaaccgAATCATTCACATAATATCACAGTTAAGGACTAACCGAggtctcacaacctccccctcttaaaagaatttcatcctcgaaattaatACCTTTGTTAGCGAACAGGGAGGGATACTTCTTTCGCATATCTTCCTCCATTTCCCAAGTGACTTCTTCCACATCGGGTTTTCACCATAAGATTTTCACCAAAGATATCTGTTtattccttaattcctttatgtAGTAATTTTCGAGCTCGAATCCTATAAATAAGAGTAGAAGAGACTAACTTTCCTCGTACATCTAATTGTAGTACGGGCTCACCCGGTATGTGAAAATCAACCTTCTTGGTATGACAATCTAATTGAGTATGGTATTTAGCCAACCAATCCATCCCTCAGATGATATCATACCCCTTAAGAGTTAATTCAATAAGATCCACCAATAATTTTTGCTCTCCTATCCATATCTCGTACCCCTTAAAGACCATATTAGTAATTAAACTCTTATTAGTACTGGGGGTTTTTATCTCTAGATCATATGGTAATTTTTTTAGCTTTAACATCTACATGAATCATAAAcgcagggtttacaaaagagtgcGTAGCTCCAGGTCTATTAAAACATTTGTGGTACGCCGAAAGAGAGAGAGCGTACCTTCAATGACTGCCGAAGGGTCAGTCACCTCCTGTTGACCCATCGCATAAACCCTGGCTGGAATTTTGGGCCGATTCTCAATTACGTTTGTTGGCTTGGAAGAGGTTCCTTTCGTTTGTGGGATAGGTCTTTCTTTTTGCATCTTAGGGCATTGGGCGATTAGATGTTTCGTACTAccacatttaaagcatttccgCACCGAGCtattcttccaacaattatcgTCGGTGTGATTGCTCCCACAAAAACCACAAGTGTGCCTAGTTCCGGTAGTTATTTCTCCACGCTGAGCACCTCTTTGGGGCCCTCGCCCTGCCTGTTCTCCTCTAAAATTACCCCGATTTGGGGTCCCTACAGGTCGTGGGCCACCTGTTCCTCGGCCCATCTTAGAGAGTGGCTCACTTCTCGAGCTCTGTCAGGCCGCAAGATTGCCTGAGTTAGGCTGCTTTCTTTTCCGGTCATGGAAGACTTTTACTTGTCCCCTAGCCGCTTCAAATCTTTGTGCCTTCTCTAGCGCCTGGCTAAATGTGTCTAGCTGTGCGGCCGCTAGtgcttcctggatttccacatttaagCCTTGAACGAAGCGACGAATTTGCTTTTGCTCCGTTAGCACCAAGTCTGGAGTAAAGCGAGACAGTTTTGTAAACTGAgtttcgtactccgccacactagATGCCCCTTGGCGCAGGCGGATAAAGTCATCTTCCCATTTTTCTTGTACGATGGACGGcaaatatttctcattaaatttcCGTGTAAAGTTAACCCATGTCCAGGGggtctgttcccgctcccacttggctttaatcacattccaccaagctcgAGCAGCcccctcaaactgaaaaacagcaaaagatatctgccgtTCCTCCGTATACCTGAGTGCGGCAAATATATCCATCATACGATCCATCCAACCTTCTGTTAagtcaggattaggtccacctATAAATTTTGGtggtgcaaatttttggaaccatTCTAGGGCACGGTCCACTCCCTCATGATTGCCTGAATTATGTCCAGGGTTTCCTGTACTATTCCCATGGTCCTGACCCTGTTGGTCAACCATGCGTTCTAACAGGTCAGCCATTTGCTGGATGGCGGTAGCTACCTGATCTgactcattttcattttctccttcagggcctcgtcctcgccctctacctctacctcgacCACCGACGTCCATTTTAGTTCAAAAGTCTATAAATTGCAACAAAATGTGCGCTTATTATTCAAAATGTGAACAAAATAAAGAATACCAACTAAAAATGCATATATACAAAAGTCACACAAAAGATAAACTCGAAAAGGTTGTACctaaatatatacatgtattgACACAAAAGATTATACACAAAGGTTATACATGTATTCACGAAGTCACACGAAAAGATATACAAGTTATCCGAcatccagtcggtacaaaacccattaAATACATGAGCATTCTGGCTCCAAAATCTAGTCAGTCAGCCAGCTAACAAAAGAGACTAACCATGCTAGTTATAACAAAAGTAATCCATCAAATAGTCAAAAGAAAGTCCAAACggcgaccctaaacgcctcccctaggggCCCAATTCCCAACAGAGTCCAAAGTGTCAACCTCATCCATCGGCTCTGGACCGATAGCTCGTGGTGGTGCCTCTGCGGCCACATCTAATAGGACCTCACAGTCCAGTATAATTCCCCGGGCCAACTCCCTCAGCTGCCTTTTCGtggcgaagaggtgctggtgtgtgtcatGGAGCTGACGATGAAAAGCGTCCGTTCGCTCCTCCTCATCTCTAAGGCCCTACTCCAACTCCCGAATACGCAAGGCCTGCTCGTAGGAAACCCCTCTGGCCTCCTCGAGCCATCGAAGCAAGCGATCGTTCGCCTTCCCCAGGCGACGTCGCTCGTCGTCCACTGCCAGGACGACCTCATCAGGGTAACCAAATGTGTGTCGGCACTCACATGGCTGATTCATTCggccaaaagatgattatagAGTATACGGGCCCCCAGGCCTCCTCTGGTATTGGAGCACGCGCCGGCATAACACATGGTTCACCGGGCCCCCAACACTCGGAGATCTCGATCCTGGTCCAGATCCGCTAGGTTCCCCGGCCTCcgtacctacaaaacattatttggtcaattcttcagcatttcagcttaaaacaTATCATTCAACTTACATAGAATCACATATTCCTAatgcctatcacgtatgtccccattgcccaagtcctctaacctaggcgctaggataccacctgtgatgcccccacttctcccaagggcgaacccgagggtatcggcgggatgcctgcctaactcgcgccaggactcaaaaacacaaagcaataaaaattagataaaccaaaagagtactattcacaatatatacaaccccaaaagagttctatttacatcctcaaaatgAGTTATCCAGACTACTACATTATCCTAGGCTAAAGCAAAAGTAGAAAGTAGACCCAAAATGGGGTCCTTATACAGatcaccaaaacaagaagaaacatctTAGTTGTCCGGCTATCACAAACCAAGCCTAACTATTCTAGTGATAGTGCCAATAGTCCCTCGCGTCGgcccctattaaggaaaacaaagggaaaggggtaagctatatgttagtaagtaaacaggggtaaaaatgtaaatttcacattaagacgaacaattacgtcacaaagatgtcaaatcgaaaatataaaagtaacaacacaagttaaggatacaggttggctccaaagccacgtcatgtgccatgtgtgacctcctgtcgacactccgtcgaccaccgataagggtccgtagaactccacttgtactcccacctaacaccttatcaccctcactggccagtcacctcacgaaatggctcgagcaaacgaaacgaaattgaacttgattcacaagctcggttcacaaacttggttcacagaaccacaaacttggtgaccttaagactaggttggactggcttTGACCAAGCCCCGGCCGCTCGAATAGTCCGATCTAGGGGCCCCACAAAAGTCACCCGaactacaagctcaaggggttcaacaccaaaatacttcatatatacacatctcataaagaagcacaagtgcaaattagggtttaggtcgagtgtgatcaagtacaccctcgcctaagtaccctctcatccacaccaaagcacataagcaagttatacacaaaaacggcttgaatacttacacaaaacACAAAGATAGCACAAGGGCGAAAATCACTTCGCGTGtgatagctagtaggccccaccggctccgtctagctCGCCACCGTCTGTGTCTGTAATAGAAGGTTGCACCACATTATTACACAAACCACTACTAAAGtgcataaatcaagcaaaatggCAAAACGGGCACATGCACgcgcggaaacggcaaacgaaaacggaaacggccggcaAACGAAAACGGGCAGATTTGGCACCTAGaactgttttgatcaaatttcaggcTACGGTTATCGGATCGAAGTGCataggtaccgttacgaagctaagaagaagggctacaactttcatgaagacacctcaagccagatctcaatggaactagGACAAAAATGCACAAGACAGTCCCAGCCGTTTCAATTCAGGTTACCAAGcaggccctgtttgaacgaCTATAACTCATGACTCAGAGattggaatcaagaaattccagaggatTGGAAAGctcatttataaggctataacttttgtgttttgaccaaaagctgaatcagtacagagcatagggaaaaatgggtccaaaattcctgtcagaactgtccaacttcaaaggcagttctgacacccgatcttgttttgggtataactagagctacggaactcggatttggacaaactttataccgttttgaagctgaAACAAATATTACAAGTcttgaagacctcaacacccagttcCTTCGTTATCAATGTGAACTGAGCACggtcagaagcaaaatcaagaaacgtAGCACAATTCAGAGTTTAGAACAGAAGCGAgggttttggccataactcaggctacacagatccgtttgacctgaaattttgtaggcacaacaatcacttaagaagctacaactttcatgttttgggaaaCCCGAATCAGTACGTAACACAAAGAAAAATGTAGCCAAATTTCAGATTCTGGGCTGCCTTTTTTCCAGTTTAACCGGTTTCGCACGCCGCAAACGCAtggtccgtttctatggttctcatgcaagttttctaaccaactgtcgcgccccactttttgagatgtgtgaaagtagtgtgtgggatatgtatgtgaacgtgtgtgaaaatgaaaataaaaggccgtgggattgtaaaatgcgacggtttggccaaacaaagtttaaaaagggtttttgaatgaaaaatggagtcgccacttggtatagagttagggtgtaccaagtcacccaaaaagtgattttttggaaataaAAGTAAGCAAACCCTTTTTTACAGAACTTTTTGGTCTAcataaccaaagaaagggatcgggggtcacatttgataagggagaaggcaaaggcaaagcctaaggtacttccttaccctagccaaagctagttgcgtgacttagcccctcttttcctaatttcttctacccaaagtatgtgttgcatgttggatatgactaatggatatgaaaaaaatgcaatcctaaatctaaaatgtctcttatgaggctttttggtcccaatcacatgaattgtgatggcTAGTAAGGAAAgccctcatagaggtcacgagtaatgcaaatgaagacccaaatatgagtgcaagtgtgaaaatgtaagaggaatgcaaaaataaaataaaatacaaatacaaatgtaagtgcaagtgtgcaaatgtaagaaaaatgcaatgtgtgcaaatgtaagaaaagggcatgtgtgccaattgaggaaataaaggtgtttgtgtgcaagtggaggaaaatatggtataatagtagtaaatgcatataagtgcaattgggtgcaattttgtgaggtagaaaataaataagtgatagggaaagaagagatgtgtgtgaacatggcatgtggagtgagaaaaatataagtagtgagaaaatgtagataaaaatgaaaaagtgatatggtaaaatggaggtgcatgaacctagaggaatgcatcaagtcgggtgcgggaatgactcctaactttgtgattttaatttttcctttgatagagggaatacaagcgtgctaaggcttagaaaagccacactcgtctatatcccatatttaaggggtaactctcaagcaaatgtaccctataactagcatggagatgcaaaaacctaaaatgaaagggaaaggattggaggggcatgccaaatgctagaaaactaagaaaaatgcatgaaatgtagtgaaacatgcaagtatgtactaatgagaggggacggcctattgggtctagcattggactagcccttttctaaaattctctcgcaagcattggacttgcgagagctcgaggggaaagaccatgaccagcgttggactagccacggtgacgccaCACATTCATCATaaaccaaataaatcatgtgaaggctaataaagcaaataaacacataaatcacatattgcacataacacataagcatggtatctagatgcaagaccctaagaaagcaagtaacacgtagtacgtaggcatgcaaatcacactaatgaacctattacattggctaactaaaacaaatggggaaggggaaaagtgaataaaaatgctctccaagccctatctattacaagccaagaggtgtacacataccccataaataaataaaagaagagcgaattgcgcgaaatgtcactaaactatttcaaagtgccggttctggtcactaaactttttatTAGCGCGAAATGTCACTGAACTAGTAAATATGTACCGTTTTGGTCACTCCGTGTATTTGTGCCGTCAGGAGAGACGGAAATCAACTTTTTGAGGAGCAAATTCGTCTGCACAGCCTTAGTGGGAAGAGTTTCATCTGGTAAGTGAAAGGTTTAACTGTGGGGCTTTGGAATGTTGGTAAAATTTTTGGGAATGTGGACAATGACAGTGAAAAGTATCAAAATTGATCCATTCTTCTCACAGTAATCAGTGACAAGATTCAAAGAACCGGCAAAAGACGAAGATTAGCAGTGAAGAATCGGTCATCGATGACAGCGAAATGGGTGAAAAGGCAAAGGGATGAATTCATTGATCCGTACACATTATACGGTAAGAAATATTACAATCCGTACACATTTTGCTTGATTAATGGTGTTGTTTGTGTTTTGAGTATAAAGAAGTATTTAGTGAGAGTTTTTATTGGGTTTAGGGTTTGCTGAAGTGATCCAGTTGTTTAGAAAATGACATAAGAACGATTGACTTCGCTTTTTGTCGTATAAGTGGGTTGCAAAGGGTCCTACAAGAACCCtctatcttgtaatttaatcataaaaaataaacTTTTCAAAATGCAGTTGTCTGATTCGGGTTAATTAACAAATGGGGGTTAAGTATTTTTATAAGAAGAACAGCATGTATGACAATAAAAAATGGTGATTAACAAGAATCATGTTGTTTGCCTTTGTCGTTGTTGTTGCAGTTCCTGATAGACCTGCATTTTCGATTAAACTCCACCACGGCGGTAAAATTGAGGGAGAGAAATACAAGAGTTATGTGGGTGGAGAGATTGATTATTTCGATCTTTGCCATGCTGATTTTATGTCGAttcatgaaataaataaaatggtggAAAAGTGTGGGCACAACGATACTATGTTATATTATTACATTGACCCTAGAGGGGATTTGAACCATGGACTGATGGAACTTCAAACGGATGAAGACATTATGCAATTCTGTGGTTGGGTTAATGAGTACAAGTTGATGGAAGTATACTGTCATCATTTAACAGTTGAGGAAATATATGAGTTGCAGAAGAAAAAGGAATTGGAACAGTTATCACAGACAAAGAGTTCAGTGGTAATAGAGGAGATCTTGGATGATGGTGAAATTCTTACACAACAGGCAGCAATACCTCATAGACAACGAAAAGGAGTCCAAGCTAGTAGATCAGTTGCAGCTTTAGAGTGGACACATGACCATGCTGGTGAAGATGAAGATGCATACCAAAATTCTTCTAGGAGATGTGAACAGGCCAACAACAATACACAGGAGTCCGAGCCACAAATGCATAGCCAAGTTGATAATGACCCAACTCCATCAAGTCAGAATAGGAGGGACAATGACAGTTCCAGGAATAGAAGAAACAGAGATAGGAGAAAATCTCGTACGTCGGAGGCCCTTTGTGGTGCTACAAAAAGAGTTAGAAAAGGAGGTGTAGCAAATGAAGGTGTATCAAATAATGGTGCTGCAACTGAAGGTGCATCAAATGGAGGGGCAGCAGGTCAAGGTGCATCAAATGGAGGTGCAGTAGGTGAAGGTGCAACAAATGAAGGTGCAGCAACTGAACCTGTAACAGAAACTGGGGCAGCAACTGAAGCTGAAGCATGTGAAAATAGAGAAGGTGCAGCAACTGAAGCTGAAACAGAAGCTGGTCCTGAAACTGAAGCTGAAGCATTTGAAAATAGAGCGGAACACAACCCACTATTGGATGATATTGTGGAAGGGGAATTAAATAGTGATCCAGATTCAGAAGATGAAGATGTTCCTGTGAGATACACTAGTTTCAATGCTAGCAGAGATGGAACAGATCCCCATTTTCATGTTGGGCAAAAATTTGGAACCAAAAAACAGTTCAGAGATGCTCTCAGAAATTATGCAATTATAAGTGGAAGACCTGTATATATGTATACAAGTGACAAAACAAGAATGAGAGCTAAATGTGCAGATCCGTGTAAGTGGTACATTTATGCTAGCCACGTTCCTGCTTTGGGTACTGAAGACTTTGTAGTTAAAACAATTTACGATGTCCACACCAATTGCAGCCATGCTTGGAGAAACAAAAACATGACATCCAATTGGGTAGCAGACAAGTTTGAAGAGTCTGTTAGATCCAACATGAACATGCCTGTTAGGCAATTGTTACAGAGTATAGATGAGCAATATAGTTGCGAGATCACAAGAAACAAAGGTTACAAAGCACTTGCAATGGCTAAGGCTGCTATCAAAGGGTCAGCATCTCAGCAGTATATTGATGTTGGGAGGTATGCAGCAGAACTACAAAAAACTCACCCTGACACCACCATAGACATCAAGTATTCACCAAGAGCTGATCCTGAAAGTAATCCCAGATTCATGAGATTTTACTGCTGTTTGGGACCAATGAAAAAGGGATTTAGAGAGGGATGTAGGCCCCTTATTGCTCTTGATGGCTGTCACACTAAGGGGGCATATCCAGGGCAGTTGTTGATTGCTATTGGGGCAGATCCAAATAGTGGCTGGTGGCCATTAGCTTGGGCAGTTGTTGAGAAGGAGGCTCGGGAACAATGGCTTTGGTTTTTGAGTTTACTGATTGGTGATCTAGAAATACCAGCAACTAGCAGTGAATACACTTTTATTTCAGACCAACAGAAGGTTAGGAGTACTGTTCTTTATCCTTATAGCATGTATTGTataggataatttttgcaagtGACTAAACTTAGAACTCTTTTATAGGGTCTTGATAGTGCACTGCTGGAGTTATTACCAGAAGCTGGCCATAGATATTGTGTACAACATATGtacagaaatttcaagaaaaagcaCCCTGGTGAAGTGCTTAAAGAAAAATTCTGGAGCATTGCAGCAGCATCAACAGTGGAGTTCTATGAGGCAGCTTTGGAAGAGCTTAGAGCATATGACCAGCAAGCTCACGCGTGGGTCAAGAGAGCTGCACCACCTCATCACTGGTGTAAGGCTTTTTTTCCACTTCACGTGAAATCTGACATGCTGGTTAATAATTTATCAGAGACATTTAATTCTCATATATTAAATGCTAGAGAGTTGCCAGTGATTGGGATGGTTGAGTGGATTAGACAATTCATAATGGAAAGGATATCAAATAGGGTATATTGGATGAGAAAATGTAGTGGTCCTGTGGGACCAGCAATAAAGGCTTTGATTGAGGAGAGGGAAAAGTTTTCTAGAAAGTGGAAGCCAATATCAAATGGGAAGGGGGGATATCAGGTTAGGGGACCTAAGGGGGAACAATTTGCTGTGTACTTAAGAGACAGAACCTGTACATGCAGGTTGTGGCAAATTAGTGGGCTCCCCTGCTGCCATGCAATTTCTGCCATTTTAAAGATTGGTAGGAACCCAAATGACTATGCCGATCAGTGTTATAGTAGAGATCTATTCTTTCAAATATATGAGAATGTACTATATCCAATTAGTGGAAAGTCTCTATGGCCTCAGAGTGATATTCCCATATTAGATCCTCCACTTGCATGTGTCCAACCTGGTAGGcccaagaaagcaagaagaaaaGGTAGTTCTGAAAATAGAAGTGGTGTTCATGTGGGAACGAATAATgtgcaaaaatttaaaaagcatGTGATCATGCACTGTAGAAGATGTGGTCAGGCAGGCCACAATGCTGCTACCTGCAAAAGTGTTCCAGAAAATAATGGAGGTGAAGGCTGCAGTCAACCTGCTCCAACTCCTAAACATGCTAGAAAGTCAAAGGGCACCAACAATGGCTCAAGCACAACACATGGAGCTAATTCTCAGGAGCCTGATTTTGCTCATGTGGAAGTTCAAGGATATTCTTCAAGTTGTGTCAATTCTCAGCCACATGGAGCTGAAGAGCAAACTACTTCCCATAATGACATTGGTTCACATGCTGAACGTAATGCACAAGCTGCCAGTAGTAGTACGAAAA includes these proteins:
- the LOC113755260 gene encoding uncharacterized protein LOC113755260; translated protein: MADLLERMVDQQGQDHGNSTGNPGHNSGNHEGVDRALEWFQKFAPPKFIGGPNPDLTEGWMDRMMDIFAALRYTEERQISFAVFQFEGAARAWWNVIKAKWEREQTPWTWVNFTRKFNEKYLPSIVQEKWEDDFIRLRQGASSVAEYETQFTKLSRFTPDLVLTEQKQIRRFVQGLNVEIQEALAAAQLDTFSQALEKAQRFEAARGQVKVFHDRKRKQPNSGNLAA